The following proteins come from a genomic window of Mariniflexile sp. TRM1-10:
- a CDS encoding McrC family protein, producing MRISVPVNHNFYEEAPIPEADLGNIFNVKRSGVKYLQQIFSSVYELKLGAEQLKQVKVFNFKRNRFFEQDEERLILKLYSKEKEGKEKEYFIQTGLYAGVLFHKGCKINITTKYGDTFLKRMLNLVNDIYVDNEQINAKKDETENQFLFIIAHLFIQSLEKAVVLGLPQQYQKHQERSHKVRGSIDFNDYLKRDIPFQGKLTTTFRERMYVQEIVDVLYLALRKLENVFGKEIHSRLLGLNQQLKQQYSGRFVSYETIRKAKTHQTIYNPMYRGFKKVLEYAEIILLNKDLMLNNERQDIATTGYLFDIAELYELYLEKLLNRNFPEWFVSGQVEIPIYQKQFYRRSMFPDLIMTHKTSGKIIALDAKFKKMEMQSKDIDRADLHQIHSYSGYYQDDLIASGLIYPLSKKIDFEYSHTETLYGDNNNEVHFVVDGVFVFENQTMGELIENENEFIKRISHLTNRHVNHNLQQQFCVRRG from the coding sequence ATGAGAATTAGCGTACCTGTCAATCATAATTTTTACGAAGAAGCACCTATTCCAGAAGCGGATTTGGGGAATATTTTCAACGTAAAAAGGTCAGGCGTTAAATATTTGCAACAAATATTTTCTTCTGTTTATGAGTTAAAACTTGGAGCAGAACAACTAAAGCAAGTCAAAGTATTCAATTTCAAACGTAATCGTTTTTTTGAGCAAGACGAAGAACGTCTTATTCTAAAACTTTATTCCAAAGAAAAGGAAGGAAAAGAGAAAGAATATTTTATTCAGACTGGTTTATACGCTGGTGTTCTTTTTCACAAGGGTTGTAAAATCAATATTACAACAAAGTATGGTGACACTTTTTTAAAGCGTATGCTCAATTTAGTAAATGATATTTATGTTGATAACGAGCAAATCAACGCTAAAAAGGACGAAACAGAAAATCAGTTTTTGTTTATAATAGCTCACTTATTTATTCAATCATTAGAAAAAGCTGTTGTCTTAGGTTTACCACAACAATACCAAAAACATCAAGAAAGAAGCCACAAAGTAAGAGGCAGTATAGACTTTAACGACTACTTAAAAAGAGATATTCCGTTTCAGGGAAAACTAACTACAACTTTCAGAGAGCGAATGTATGTTCAGGAAATCGTAGATGTTCTATATTTAGCATTGAGAAAATTAGAAAATGTTTTTGGAAAAGAAATTCACAGCCGCTTACTTGGATTGAACCAACAATTAAAACAGCAGTATTCGGGACGTTTTGTAAGCTATGAAACAATACGAAAAGCTAAAACACATCAAACGATATACAATCCAATGTATCGTGGTTTTAAAAAAGTATTGGAGTATGCCGAAATAATTTTGCTAAATAAAGATTTAATGCTCAATAATGAAAGGCAAGATATAGCAACAACAGGCTACCTATTTGACATTGCAGAATTGTATGAACTATATCTTGAAAAACTTTTAAATAGAAACTTCCCCGAATGGTTTGTAAGCGGTCAAGTAGAAATTCCAATTTATCAAAAACAATTCTATCGCAGGTCTATGTTTCCAGATTTAATAATGACACATAAAACAAGCGGGAAAATTATTGCTCTTGATGCAAAATTCAAAAAAATGGAAATGCAGAGCAAAGACATTGATAGAGCGGATTTGCATCAAATACATTCTTATTCTGGTTATTATCAGGACGATTTAATCGCAAGCGGTTTGATTTACCCATTATCAAAGAAAATAGACTTTGAATATTCTCATACTGAAACTTTATATGGTGATAATAATAATGAAGTTCACTTTGTGGTTGATGGAGTCTTTGTTTTTGAAAATCAAACGATGGGAGAACTTATTGAAAACGAAAATGAATTTATAAAACGAATTTCACATTTGACGAATAGACACGTAAATCACAATCTGCAACAGCAGTTTTGCGTCAGGCGGGGCTAA
- a CDS encoding AAA family ATPase, with product MKRKYWILSPNVMNGEDEADWKDSIQDLKRAFIGYDDKHRFGQMFKNEIRIGDVILIAQGQNSNKKFFLCGIVDSEARYEYVDGTPNTSQNRKLKFTIPKERLDELWLDFNDSTWGESKQPATLYHLKPNEVEADNKIVNSLSAELNKQIIKQLMANIKLSEERQSQIKALWNKFKSETKEEDKRFNNQEIDHLITQWKLYRDKIVNNTLSLDDYTNTLGSATATMPGGYLCNFLERTTRTVLGSSKPGNAENFEVKLNNDNQTYFIKSQKKQNATRQEAETYFNDYIKNLFRSIASTSDPLEKIRLVEDTGYSAKQILMKLTVLDNLSDFLYIYSTQWLDELYNEFIDSDSEGILTKNHHVCIVAKKLLGINEQDKGELILLSRFLWRYGNSKAIADLNNPNVIMYGPPGTGKTYSVINSLDFVCQGDSSRYEILQFHPSFTYEDFIEGIKPKGVSKDGNIRFELVNGVFKNFCIKAKNNPEKAFYFVVDEINRANLSTVFGETLSLLEKDYRHDSKNNKNLLRTQYSTLIEDLINEDSEKYKHLAYCIDNNEVKFGVPENVFFIGMMNDVDKSIDAFDLALRRRFKWIRKDCDYEVIEEETRFRGKEEFSNIGQYIKSCEKLNNYISNELGLGKSYEFGHSFFMKISGISKRKEITPNNVEVLFNLYLRPTLKEYLRAVFAESELDNKLDEALNKFKETLK from the coding sequence ATGAAACGAAAGTATTGGATATTATCTCCAAATGTTATGAATGGAGAAGATGAGGCGGACTGGAAAGACTCTATACAAGATTTAAAACGAGCATTTATTGGATATGACGACAAGCATCGTTTTGGTCAAATGTTTAAAAATGAAATTCGTATTGGCGATGTAATTCTTATTGCGCAAGGACAAAACTCAAATAAAAAATTCTTCTTGTGTGGAATTGTAGATTCTGAAGCAAGATATGAGTATGTGGACGGAACACCCAACACATCACAAAACCGAAAATTAAAATTTACAATTCCTAAAGAACGTCTAGACGAATTATGGCTTGACTTCAATGATAGCACTTGGGGAGAATCAAAACAACCTGCTACACTATATCATTTAAAACCCAACGAAGTTGAAGCAGACAATAAAATTGTGAACTCATTATCGGCTGAATTAAACAAACAAATTATCAAACAACTAATGGCAAACATAAAATTATCGGAAGAAAGACAATCTCAAATCAAAGCCCTTTGGAACAAATTCAAAAGTGAAACCAAAGAAGAAGATAAGAGATTTAATAATCAAGAGATTGACCATTTGATTACACAATGGAAACTATACAGGGATAAAATTGTAAATAACACATTAAGTTTAGACGATTACACAAATACTTTAGGAAGTGCTACAGCAACAATGCCCGGAGGCTATTTATGCAATTTTTTGGAACGTACAACTCGAACTGTTTTAGGTTCTTCTAAACCAGGTAATGCAGAAAATTTTGAAGTAAAACTTAATAATGACAACCAAACGTATTTTATCAAAAGTCAAAAAAAGCAGAATGCCACTCGACAAGAAGCGGAAACTTACTTCAACGACTACATCAAAAATCTATTTCGGAGCATTGCTTCGACATCTGACCCGTTAGAAAAAATACGTTTGGTAGAAGATACAGGTTATAGTGCTAAACAGATTTTGATGAAATTAACTGTTTTAGATAATCTATCAGACTTTTTATATATCTATTCTACACAATGGCTAGACGAATTATACAACGAATTTATTGATAGTGATTCCGAAGGAATTCTCACCAAAAACCATCACGTTTGTATTGTCGCAAAAAAACTATTAGGTATAAACGAACAGGACAAAGGCGAACTTATTTTACTCTCACGTTTTTTGTGGCGTTATGGAAATTCAAAAGCTATTGCTGACTTAAACAATCCAAACGTAATAATGTATGGACCACCAGGAACCGGTAAAACATATTCAGTAATCAATAGTTTGGATTTTGTTTGTCAAGGCGACAGTTCTAGATACGAAATATTACAGTTTCATCCGTCATTTACCTACGAAGATTTCATTGAAGGAATAAAACCCAAAGGTGTTTCAAAAGACGGAAATATCCGTTTTGAATTAGTAAACGGAGTTTTTAAGAACTTTTGCATTAAAGCTAAAAATAACCCTGAAAAGGCTTTTTATTTCGTAGTGGACGAAATAAATAGAGCCAATCTTTCAACTGTATTTGGAGAAACCTTATCACTTTTGGAAAAAGATTATCGCCACGACAGCAAAAACAATAAGAATTTACTTAGAACTCAATATTCAACTCTTATTGAAGATTTAATTAACGAAGACAGCGAAAAATATAAACATTTAGCTTACTGTATTGATAATAATGAGGTGAAATTTGGTGTTCCTGAAAATGTGTTTTTCATAGGAATGATGAATGATGTTGACAAAAGCATTGACGCTTTCGATTTAGCACTTCGCAGAAGATTTAAGTGGATAAGAAAAGATTGCGATTACGAAGTAATTGAAGAAGAAACACGTTTTAGAGGCAAAGAGGAATTTAGCAATATTGGTCAATATATAAAATCTTGCGAAAAATTAAACAATTATATTTCTAATGAATTGGGATTAGGCAAATCGTATGAATTTGGTCATTCCTTTTTTATGAAGATAAGCGGCATTTCTAAACGAAAAGAAATTACCCCAAACAATGTAGAAGTTTTATTCAACTTGTATCTACGCCCAACATTGAAAGAATATTTAAGAGCTGTATTTGCGGAAAGTGAATTAGACAATAAGTTAGATGAAGCCTTGAATAAATTTAAAGAAACATTGAAATAA